From Aricia agestis chromosome 1, ilAriAges1.1, whole genome shotgun sequence:
GCCACCCGAGATCTTATGATGGCAAAAAAGTCAGGGACTCCCGCCTCCGCAAACATACCTGATGCACTGCAGCTACGGGGGAGCCGCATAAGAGTTCGGTATGCATCATTATACTGAACTCTTAAACGGCTCATCGACTTTTTTTAAACGTAATCCAGAGCTGGCAGGTATACATGCTAAGGCAATATGCCTTAAAAAGTGTCGTTTTAACATCCCTGCTGCAGTTAGCAAAACGTCGAGCGATCATGTTAGCTCTGACCGCGAGAGCCCTGCGCTCTCGCTCAATGTCAGCGTCATCCTCCAGTCGATCAGTCAGCAAATGACCTAAATACCGGAACTGCTTAACAACACCTATCTCACATTCATTTAAGTACACTTTATGTACCACCTCCGGACCCCGACCAGATGCGAAAACCATGACTTCAGTTTTCGAAACATTATACTTTAGTCCATGCGCATTCGCATAATGCTCACAGATCGACAGCAGTCTCCTTAGTCCTTTGATCGAGGGGCTTAGGAGCACCATATCGTCTGCGTAGctcaaattatttaaacaaacgtTTCCTATGTGGCAGCCGATTCTGGTGCTACTCAACTCCTCGATTAGGCCGTTCACATACACATTGAAGAGGTCCGGAGAGGTGACCCCCCCTTGGCGAACTCCACACTCTAGTCTATATACACTAGAGGCCGCGTCACCCCATTTCACAAAATTAGTTTGGCCTCCATACCAGAATCTCATCAGATCAATCACCTGCCTAGGCACTTGTGACCTGAGCAACTTATTCCATAAAATGTCATAGTTGACCAAATCAAAAGCGCGGCTCAGGTCTAGAAAGCACGCATAAACAGAAGTCTTACGGGACTTGTAGTGGTTTATGGCGCTTTTCAGACTGGCTATAGCAGCATCTGTTGAGAGTCCGGCCCGAAAGCCAAACTGTGCgtcattaattttaatgttcttaAGCAGCTCCGGTTGCAACAGTCTCTCTAAAATCTTGCCGACTATCGTACCCAAAGATATCGGCCGGTAGTTTGACGCAGAGCTCAGGTTacccgttttattttttacgataGGAGTGACTACCGTTCTCATTAGTTCTTCAGGTAAGTACGAGTATTTAATACAAAGATTAAATAATCGACTTAAATGCCAAGTAATTTTGTTGCTGGCCCACACTATGTGCTCGATACTGAGTCCATCGTGCCCCGGCGATTTACCACGCTTCATACTCATTATGACCTTTGAGATATCCTCGGGTGTAAATTCTATGACATCATTATTAGGACAGATCTCAGTATCTAACACATATTGCGCGTCCTGAGGACTTATTCTAAATTTACGAGAGAATAATTCTGCTATCTCGGACTGTTGCTGGCAGCCCTCCACCGACACAGGCAAGTTTTGCTTATAATTAAGTTTCTTAGTAGCGTTCCAAAATTTACCAAAATTTTTATTCTTTCTATGTAAagctaaaatattcattttaatacTTTCCTCATTTTTTTGACAccatttaagtttatttttaaattctttccGACTATTGCACATATTTTCATATTCTGTACCGCTGGAGGGCTTGCCAGCCACCATCCAGCACTTAAAATAAAGCCTAGCTCTCTCGTGGCTATCTCTGACGTGGTAGTTCCAGCCTGGTATTTTCTTACCACGTCTGTGTTCACAAGAACCAGAACTTACAATTGCTGCGTTTTGTAATACGTCTATAATATGCCTATAATATCGATCAATACTATTATAATGACTTTGTAAATGttcacaattaaaattaaaaatatcttgacaatcacatgaaaaataattagtaaatatatctaaattattattacaaaattccCCGTATAACTTAATTTGACTAGAGTTTCTCTCGCCCCATTTTACGTACTTTAGAGCATCCGGCTTGTAGGAAATGCTAGGACTTATCGTGGGCACTAAAATATCACATACTATACTTAACGGGTGATGGTCGGACCAGAGTACGTCATGGGTGACATAAGCATCTACTACAGTATCCCACGCGGCTTTTGTTGTTATGCAATGGTCCAAAAATCTCCTACTGCCAGTCGCCTCACACATAAAAGTGTAGGTATCGGAATCAGTCCCAAGTATCCTCAGGTCTGCCCACTCCCACAACATTTCATCGCAAAATTTAAGAAGCTGCTTACCGAATCTTGCACCAGGATGCGCGTTAAAATCCCCCAGGATATAGGCTACCTGAACTTCAGAGTCATCTATAATAGCACTAACTTCAGCCAGACATTGTGTAAATTCTTCCACATTATCACTAATATCAACAGGCATGTATACATTAATAACAAGAAACGATCCTGTATTCACAAAAACACGTACAGCCTGAATTCTCTTACTCACACAGTCTATAGGTACAACATTGGGAAATATTGCCCTATCCCACATTATAGCAAGCCCGCCATAAGGCCTACCCCTAAGGGTACCCTCCGAGGAGTCCACTGACGACTTAGCAACACAGCCGAAACATTTATTTATCGAATGCACAAAGTTCAAGTCGTGCTCAAGCAGCCAAGTCTCTTGAAGAACTATAAGATCAGATGTTTGTGTCAGATCTAGCACCGTTTTAGCAGAAGTCTTTATATTTTTGCAGTTGAAAGATGTTAATTTAATTCTGGTACAATCCATATTAAATTTGTATTGCGCTTCTCGTTTTACGGTCGTgatataatctaaattttatACCTTTGGGCCAGAAATCTTTGCTTAAAAACTTATCTAATTTATTCCTTTGTACAGCTACTTTGAAAGAACAAAAATCTGTCTCGTATCGTTGCGTCAACAATTCTATTTTGGTGCAATCTTCgcctttttcttttaaaaattcctTAACGTTCTCAATAGTGGTCGATTTGTTAAGTCTAGATATATAAATATGCGATATTAAATCAGCTAGCTGCAACTTACTCGAAGACTGTGCTGTACCTGTAAAATTGCTACGTTTGTTctgcgttttgcgttttttaCGCTCCACTAGTTTAAAGCTGTTGTTATCGTTCTGCACGGTGTGGCCTATCAGCTCTTGCTGCGAGTTATTCTGAACAATTATGTCTCGATATGAAGGCTTCGTCGGCATAATATAGTCAGCTGATTGTTCAATGTCAGGCGAGTGCGATAACGCGGGCGTGCAATCCTTACCAATAATTGCGCTCGCGCAGCTGTTCCCGCCGGGCTGAGGCAATAACCGGTTCTGCATAGGCTCCTTACGTTTAGTTGTAACGTTATCAGCTATTCCATGCGTATTATTGCAACTATCGAAGATAAAACTGTTATTTGCTGTGAATCCTGTACGTGTAAATCCGTGTACGAAGTGTATATACGTGTGACTGGAATATACTCTGTGTGTTAAGTTATCCAGAAGTTTTATTTGGAGTGACCTCTGCCAACTTGCACCTCCGTAAATCTTCctccaaaaatacttttaaagacGTTACGTATTACCATATTACTCAGCCATCGAATCCTGCCACTCCACTAAAACCAGTTTTAACAGAAGATCAGCAAGCAAACTTATGGGTTTCTAAGGATGAACATAACACCCATGAGAAACAAGGATTCACTCTCCGTAAAAGGAGTGCCTTTCTGAACGCCTTAGCAACACACAGAGTAAACAACTTTATActggttttttgtatggcacattatattttatttcgttaATAATGGTGTCTTTCTAGTCGAGTCAGCTCACTAGACTATCTAAACCTCCAGTGGCTCATCATTAAACTCTCTATTCGACCTCTAATCGATTTGTTTACCTCTGACAAGTTTAATTTCGTCTTTAGTGAAACTGGGAAGGCGGGAGCGCGGATAGCCTTGCTCCTTGCTGTTCTTCTCTATGATCTGCTCGATGGCTGGCGGCCAGCCCCCCTTCTTCGAGAAGATAGGGTGATTGAACAGACCCACCTGGAAGTTACAAAGTCATTGAAAATTTGGTGTCATCTGTACTTTTATAGAGCTCCTAGTAGTACCCTTGACATCCATGTCGCTCAACACCGAGACTAGTAACCGCGTGTAATTTGATACCACATTGTTTTGCTACTTTAAGTTATCTAAAATCTCGCAATGCAAGacaataatgttaaattatggTACTGTGATGTCAACAGGTAGAGGAGCATTTTACTTTAAGCCAAGACGTGCGAAATCGTTGTGTTTATAGGTCTTGTGCGACGGAGTACCAGGTGTTGGTGACACCTGGTACTGGTATAATCTGTAATCCAGGTCTTACATAGATCTGTCGCACCAGCTCGGCCGTGCCGTCGTCGTCCTCCTCCGCCTCTATCCACACCATGTGGTTGCACAGCGCCACTTTACCTGCAATAATATAGAAAGGTAATAAAcagacatatatatatatatatatatatatatatatatatgtcaaAAATACATCATTGCAATATTGTTCTCTTTCTATTCTCTAAGTCATTGCGACTTACCATGATACTTGTTCCGGAACTCCTCGTCGTAGACCCTCCAGGCGCGCGCGTGCGCCAACAGCACGTTCTTGATGCAGATGTAGTCGGCGACGCCCGCCCAGCTCATGCCGGGCGGGTGCATGGCGTAGTCGTAGCCGGCCACGCAGAACGAGAACGGCTCGTTGATGGTCAGCCAGCGCCGCACGCGGTCACCGAACTTGGAGTACGCCACGCGCGCGTAGTCCGCGAACCACTCGCCTATCAGCGGGTTCGCCCAGCCACCTGGAAGACGCGACCTGCTAATTACTGTGTGCGTCTTTCGTTTAGACCGGCATTGTGATCATGACTATTCTTGATCGAAAATCATGTGTTTCCAAAAATATCTGGCTACAGTCGCGCTTATCGTGATATCAATGAGATTGTCACGATTCTTATAAAAAGGCACGAACTTTCTAATAATGACAATCCATGCATCATTATTTTTGGAGACCTTAAATGTTCATCAATTTTATGCTGTATATTATAGTTAGCGGAGTAATTTCAAAGTACAGCTTTTTATCCTAGTATCCGGTACTTTTTATGGCGTACCAAGATCCTGCAGGTTCTGCGGCAGATCCCAGTGGTATATCGTGACGACGGGCTCGATGCCGCGCGCCAGCAGACCGTCGATCAGCTGGTTGTAGTACTGCACGCCGTCCTCGCTCACCTCGTTCGGCAGACCCGTGGGCAGCAGCCGCGGCCAAGACAGGGAGAACCTGAAACGGGGGCAAATCGTGTTCGATAAATTGATGAATTGTCTACATTCGGGCTGCAAAGACTAAAGGTATGTATGATGCGTTAAGAAATTATATTCACATTTAAAAGTGTTCGCTGGCGCTTAAAGAAATTAACTGACATTCGTTCCTGGTTTCGGTGCTGGATCAGCACGTTATTAACATAAGCACTAAGGTCGACTAAGATCCAACAGCAGCATGAAATCATTTTTTGCATTTTGTCTAAAATACAGTGGGTGCATCACACTTATTTGCGTCGGAACCAACAAGTAATAAATTAGGTTTCTAATACAATTTCTCAGGCCTGGTCccctcgccgggctagttcgcGAACGAGTTATAGGCAACACATAGAACGTCTAAAAatatatacggtcgaattgagaaacctcctcaTTTTTTGGAAATCGGCTAAAAAGGTATATGGATATATTTTGAATTAAAGTAAAAGGTAAAACTTTAACTATGTAGACTATCCTTACCTGTAGTAGTCGAGGCCGAGCGCAGCAGCCGCCTCGACGTCTTCCTGCCACTGGTTGTAGGAGTTGCAGGTGACGTCGCCGTTGAACTCGGAGCCGGCGCGGTGCAGCCAGTTGTCCCACACGCTCGCTGTCTTGTCTGAAAATTAGGTTCATgataagtattatataataccTACAATATGTTACCGGATAACGaccgcatctccgttgcgccaaaaatgtatggattgcAAGAAACCAAAGTGCTACGTCTAATTTTAGCCTGTCAAAACTAGGTGCAACTAATTTGGTTAGATTTAGTTTTTAACCGATATTTTTTGGGTAAAACTAGTTATAGCTGGTATCATGCCAGCTGGACGACCTTTTAACCAAACCACAAACcaactataataaatataaataagttaGCCCTAAATTGGTTCACAATAAAATGACATCATGGCGATATACATAGCGTTATTGCTCTAGATACACTGTCCATTTGATATCAATTCTCGGTCATAAAATAGAAGATTTAGACAAGACCACAATAATTGTGTCTTGACGGGGCTCAGTCACGTGTTTGTTTTACTTGTTCAGGTTCCTAAGCCCGTTTGGTGTTATCGGTTTGATAGTAGGTACACTTGTTTGACAGCGCATAAGCCGTAAGAGTTTGGAGATACTTGAGTGCTATTTTACAGCCGATTGGAAAAGGACGCCGCAAACGCAACTTGCAACTCGCaccaacaaaataatatggtgTGACATGGTTCTCATGGACTCGAAAtctttatacaagatgttagtgtaaacaccgttatccttgaaaccatcaaatgagcccgtcaaaatgaacaactttttctatgagaacaatgctgagaactcaaaaaatccgtcttcatacccatacaaattgccgctCCGGGCATCCGttatatgggtatgaagacggcatttttttgagttcccaacattgtactaaatactaatagaaaaagttgttcattttgaccgACTTTAgtagcccgtcaaaatgaacaactttttctcactgtagataataataaattttaaattttgttcatCTCGCCAACAttcaaaaacggctgaacctgtttgactaattttagtgttgaaatattcgtagaagtccagggaaggtttatttaTTAGGAGGTAAGTGATACTAAGTTCAGTCGCCTagtattgtattaaaattatatagtttttaccacttatattataatattagagtaGGAATGACGCATAATAATATTTGCGACGACGAGTCCTTGAGATATAATACAATTAGCAATGGTAACAATTGAAAGTGAATAAGAATTCATAAGCAAATAC
This genomic window contains:
- the LOC121740473 gene encoding myrosinase 1-like — protein: MWGYGVVALCLLGVGGVWGGYEFPAEFQFGAASAAFQIEGAWNVSDKTASVWDNWLHRAGSEFNGDVTCNSYNQWQEDVEAAAALGLDYYRFSLSWPRLLPTGLPNEVSEDGVQYYNQLIDGLLARGIEPVVTIYHWDLPQNLQDLGGWANPLIGEWFADYARVAYSKFGDRVRRWLTINEPFSFCVAGYDYAMHPPGMSWAGVADYICIKNVLLAHARAWRVYDEEFRNKYHGKVALCNHMVWIEAEEDDDGTAELVRQIYVGLFNHPIFSKKGGWPPAIEQIIEKNSKEQGYPRSRLPSFTKDEIKLVRGTFDFLAMNHYTSRVGRHTREGESALTYVLGLAEVDGVLYTRPEWRKAGTSWFYIYYEGMRKQLKWLKDNYGDVEILITENGYGDADGLKIQDDERITYISEMLKQVLLAMHEDGVRVVGYTVWSLLDNLEWDEGFTPRFGLYQVDFDDAALARVPRASASYYAGVITSRSAEYTNTTSS